Proteins co-encoded in one Natronorubrum daqingense genomic window:
- a CDS encoding M24 family metallopeptidase, with protein sequence MSATVDFAPLRDYLEATDLDGYCIDADASDSDQRYVSGFTAPDPYQTVVTPDGVHLLVSGLEYGRAKTEAAADSVTRRSEYDYRKLVAEHGPYEAKSRLIAAFLEDHGVDSLAVPRNFPTGTADGLREQGLSVTVEPEGLVEDVRSTKDEWELEQIRATQRANEAAMATAEELIATADVADDGSLVHDGEVLTSERVKTEIEVTLLRHGCGLDDTIVACAADGADPHDRGSGPLEVDELIVIDIFPRDKETGYFGDMTRTFARGDPGDEARRRYEVTEEAYEAALEAVEAGVTGEAVHDVACDVIEDAGYETLRSDPSTETGFIHSTGHGVGLDIHEQPSVAPSGGELEPGHVISIEPGIYDPAVGGVRIEDLIAVTEDGYENLTDYRVGLEPSSE encoded by the coding sequence ATGAGCGCAACCGTCGACTTCGCCCCGTTGCGAGACTATCTCGAGGCGACCGACCTGGATGGCTACTGTATCGACGCGGACGCGTCGGATTCCGACCAGCGCTACGTCTCCGGCTTCACCGCTCCCGATCCCTATCAGACCGTCGTCACTCCAGACGGTGTTCACCTGCTCGTTTCGGGACTCGAGTACGGCCGAGCGAAGACGGAAGCGGCAGCCGACTCGGTGACGCGTCGCTCCGAGTACGACTACCGAAAACTCGTCGCCGAACACGGCCCGTACGAGGCGAAGAGCCGACTGATCGCCGCGTTCCTCGAGGATCACGGCGTCGACTCCCTCGCCGTCCCCCGGAACTTCCCGACCGGGACGGCGGACGGCCTTCGCGAGCAGGGACTCTCGGTGACGGTCGAACCCGAGGGCCTCGTCGAAGACGTTCGATCGACGAAAGACGAGTGGGAACTCGAGCAGATCCGTGCGACCCAACGTGCCAACGAGGCCGCGATGGCGACCGCAGAGGAGTTGATCGCGACGGCCGACGTGGCCGACGACGGCAGTCTGGTCCACGACGGCGAGGTGCTGACGAGCGAACGGGTCAAGACGGAGATCGAAGTGACCCTCCTCCGACACGGTTGCGGACTCGACGACACCATCGTGGCCTGCGCGGCGGACGGCGCGGATCCACACGACCGCGGCAGCGGCCCGCTCGAGGTGGACGAACTGATCGTGATCGACATCTTCCCGCGCGACAAGGAGACGGGCTACTTCGGTGATATGACGCGCACGTTCGCCCGCGGCGACCCCGGCGACGAAGCGCGACGGCGTTACGAAGTCACGGAAGAAGCGTACGAGGCCGCACTCGAGGCCGTCGAGGCTGGCGTCACCGGCGAAGCCGTCCACGACGTCGCCTGCGACGTGATCGAAGACGCCGGCTACGAGACCCTCCGAAGCGATCCCAGCACCGAAACCGGCTTCATTCACAGCACCGGCCACGGCGTCGGCCTCGACATCCACGAACAGCCGAGCGTCGCCCCCTCCGGCGGCGAACTCGAGCCCGGTCACGTCATCTCGATCGAACCGGGAATCTACGATCCTGCCGTCGGTGGCGTGCGAATTGAGGATCTGATCGCGGTGACTGAGGACGGCTACGAGAACCTGACCGACTACCGGGTCGGGCTCGAGCCCTCGAGCGAATAG
- a CDS encoding NAD(P)/FAD-dependent oxidoreductase: MCRIGIVGAGAAAAGAAHAIDAGLEDASITVLEKSRGLGGRAATRRRSDVRYDYGANYVKSGDERVDELLTETLETDGLSDVSEPIWTFDGTGEVSEGRDADERKWTYESGVTQLAKRLFGRTDATVHRETRVETLSRNASDETWRLEDGSGTRWGPFDAIVVTPPAPQTAELVRTAEWDHDSRDSLVEAIDGVPYRTIWTGVFHYPFALERPYYALVNTDKDHEIGWLAREECKPGHVPDGESLLIVQANHEWSVERTDADPEATLEELAELTAELLEDDRLLEPDWTDHQCWRYAQPEAEVSQEPLGRAESVGLYCLGDWVVGEGRVHAALGCGLEGGERIVERN, from the coding sequence ATGTGCAGAATCGGGATCGTCGGCGCTGGTGCGGCCGCTGCCGGCGCAGCGCACGCGATCGACGCCGGACTCGAGGACGCATCGATCACTGTCCTCGAGAAATCCCGCGGGTTGGGCGGTCGCGCAGCGACGCGACGCCGTAGCGACGTTCGCTACGACTACGGCGCGAACTACGTCAAATCGGGCGACGAGCGAGTCGACGAACTGCTCACGGAAACGCTCGAGACCGACGGGCTGTCCGACGTGAGCGAGCCGATCTGGACCTTCGATGGCACAGGCGAGGTGTCGGAAGGCCGGGACGCGGACGAACGCAAGTGGACGTACGAGAGCGGAGTGACACAACTCGCGAAACGACTGTTCGGACGGACCGACGCGACGGTTCACCGCGAGACCCGGGTCGAAACGCTGAGTCGGAACGCGAGCGACGAGACGTGGCGACTCGAGGACGGATCCGGCACCCGATGGGGCCCGTTCGACGCCATCGTGGTGACCCCGCCAGCGCCGCAAACGGCCGAACTCGTGCGTACGGCCGAGTGGGACCACGACAGTCGAGATTCGCTCGTCGAAGCCATCGACGGCGTTCCGTATCGAACGATCTGGACGGGCGTCTTTCACTATCCGTTCGCGCTCGAGCGACCCTACTACGCGTTGGTCAACACCGACAAGGACCACGAAATCGGGTGGCTCGCCCGCGAGGAGTGCAAACCCGGCCACGTCCCCGACGGCGAGTCGCTGTTGATCGTGCAGGCGAATCACGAGTGGTCGGTCGAACGCACCGACGCGGACCCGGAGGCGACGCTCGAGGAACTCGCCGAACTGACAGCAGAGCTGCTCGAGGACGACCGGCTGCTCGAGCCCGACTGGACGGACCACCAGTGCTGGCGGTACGCCCAGCCCGAAGCGGAGGTTTCACAGGAACCGTTGGGACGGGCGGAGAGCGTCGGGCTGTACTGTCTGGGCGATTGGGTCGTCGGCGAGGGGCGAGTCCACGCCGCGTTAGGCTGCGGACTCGAGGGTGGCGAGCGCATCGTCGAGCGCAACTAA
- the aroA gene encoding 3-phosphoshikimate 1-carboxyvinyltransferase produces the protein MNVTITPSSLEGEARAPPSKSYTHRAILAAGYASETTVRDALWSADTQATARAVELFGGSVERRADASLAVEGFDGRPSVPADVIDCDNSGTTMRLVTAAAALADGTSVLTGDESLRSRPQGPLLEAVGDLDGEAFSTRDNGQAPLVVTGPISGGEVAIPGDVSSQYITALLMAGAVTEEGVDVVLETELKSAPYVDITLEVLADFGVEARKTGDGFSVEGGQSYGTTNGEYAVPGDFSSISYPLAAGAIAAADGGSVRITGANPSAQGDTAIVDIVDRMGADVTWDRDAGTIDVSSAPLSGIEVDVEDTPDLLPTIATLGAVADGDTRITNAEHVRYKETDRVSAMAEELGKMGVETTEERDSLTVHGSDSTLSGATVRGRHDHRIIMSLALAGLVAEGETTVEGADHVDVSFPGFFEMLEDLGVALERT, from the coding sequence ATGAACGTCACTATCACGCCCTCGAGTCTCGAGGGAGAGGCACGAGCCCCGCCCTCGAAGAGCTACACGCACCGGGCGATTCTCGCGGCAGGGTACGCGAGCGAGACGACCGTCCGCGACGCGCTCTGGAGTGCGGACACGCAGGCAACCGCCCGCGCCGTCGAGTTGTTCGGCGGGAGTGTCGAGCGACGCGCGGACGCTAGCCTCGCGGTCGAAGGCTTCGACGGGCGGCCTTCGGTCCCCGCGGACGTCATCGACTGCGACAACAGCGGGACCACGATGCGACTCGTTACGGCCGCGGCCGCGCTCGCGGACGGCACGTCGGTGCTCACCGGCGACGAATCGCTTCGCTCGCGGCCACAGGGTCCGCTGCTCGAAGCCGTGGGTGATCTCGACGGGGAGGCGTTCAGCACTCGAGACAACGGCCAGGCCCCGCTGGTCGTGACGGGCCCGATTTCGGGCGGAGAAGTCGCAATTCCGGGCGACGTCTCCTCGCAGTACATCACCGCCTTGCTCATGGCTGGTGCCGTCACCGAGGAGGGAGTCGACGTCGTTCTCGAGACCGAACTCAAGTCCGCACCGTACGTCGACATCACCCTCGAGGTGCTCGCGGATTTCGGCGTCGAGGCACGTAAGACCGGTGACGGATTCTCGGTCGAGGGCGGCCAATCCTACGGGACTACCAACGGAGAGTACGCCGTGCCCGGCGACTTCTCCTCGATTTCCTACCCGCTCGCGGCCGGTGCAATTGCCGCGGCTGACGGCGGCTCCGTCCGAATTACGGGGGCAAATCCGAGCGCACAGGGGGACACCGCCATCGTCGACATCGTCGACCGAATGGGTGCAGACGTGACGTGGGACCGAGACGCTGGAACGATCGACGTTTCGAGTGCCCCGCTCTCGGGTATCGAGGTCGACGTCGAAGATACGCCGGATCTGCTGCCGACGATCGCGACGCTGGGGGCCGTGGCCGATGGCGACACGCGGATTACGAACGCCGAGCACGTTCGCTACAAAGAAACCGACCGCGTGAGCGCGATGGCCGAAGAACTGGGCAAGATGGGCGTCGAGACGACCGAGGAACGCGACTCCCTGACCGTCCACGGCAGCGACTCCACGCTCTCCGGCGCGACCGTTCGCGGTCGGCACGATCACCGAATTATCATGTCG